In one Lycium barbarum isolate Lr01 chromosome 7, ASM1917538v2, whole genome shotgun sequence genomic region, the following are encoded:
- the LOC132603084 gene encoding uncharacterized protein LOC132603084 isoform X1: MVCSELMDVHGYKVQPTVGYKSPIVRASLLDVVSDVVRPLKTSDINSSSIKAMKSVVSDAADAKHDVTWLQQYLAEIFEEEDMEGKYSYLMALRETTMLVSKAAKQDLVERNSEVLAAEKRLPKAERRLQEAKS; the protein is encoded by the coding sequence ATGGTGTGCAGTGAACTGATGGATGTGCATGGCTATAAAGTACAGCCCACTGTCGGCTATAAATCACCTATTGTTAGAGCTTCCCTTCTTGATGTGGTTAGTGATGTTGTCAGGCCGCTGAAAACTAGTGATATTAATTCTTCTTCCATTAAAGCTATGAAATCTGTAGTCTCTGATGCTGCGGATGCCAAGCATGATGTAACTTGGCTGCAACAGTATCTGGCTGAGATTTTCGAAGAGGAAGATATGGAGGGAAAGTATTCCTATCTAATGGCGTTAAGAGAGACAACCATGCTTGTCTCTAAAGCAGCTAAACAGGACTTGGTAGAAAGGAACAGTGAGGTCTTAGCAGCAGAGAAACGGCTTCCAAAGGCTGAAAGGCGCTTGCAAGAGGCCAAAAGCTGA
- the LOC132603084 gene encoding uncharacterized protein LOC132603084 isoform X2 — translation MCNSRYETYFLCILEQALNVDDDVAVLTPVTESKKIVCSKAKLCRKIWQGKATDDSTPPSTMTVQKNLTPKGVHQNKGFKVEASKSGLEGNPIMS, via the exons ATGTGTAATTCACGTTATGAGACCTACTTTCTCTGCATTCTTGAGCAGGCTTTGaatgttgatgatgatgtggcGGTGCTAACTCCTGTTACTGAAAGTAAGAAGATCGTTTGCAGCAAAGCAAAGTTATGCAGG AAAATTTGGCAGGGAAAAGCAACTGATGATTCGACTCCTCCTTCAACAAT GACCGTGCAGAAAAATTTAACTCCAAAAGGAGTGCACCAAAATAAAGGGTTCAAGGTTGAAGCTTCAAAATCTGGGCTAGAGGGAAATCCAATCATGAGTTAG